Within Chrysiogenia bacterium, the genomic segment ACGCCCCAGCGCGATGCCGCGCAGCAGGTGCACGGTGAGCTGCAGGGCGCCGTCGAATCCCGGGCGCTTGATGAACTCTTCGCCGAAGAGTTGCTGGCCGAGCTGCCGCATGCTCTTTCCAATTCGACGTTCGAGCGGCAGGAGCTTGGCGCGCAATTCCGAATCGGTGCGGGCGGCGACCCAGAGTTCGAGCACCGCGTAGAAGAGCGGGCCCGAGAAACTGCCGACCAACAGATCGATGGCCGCCGAGATCCGGTCGCCGTAGGAGAGACGCTCCTGCGCCTCGTGCAGCAGGTCCTCACCGCGCCGATTGGCCAGGTATTCGATGGCGCTGGTCACCAGATCCGCCTTGGTGGGGAAATGGTGGAGCTGCGCCCCGCGCGAGACACCCGCCCGATCGGAGACCACGGTCGTCGTCGTGCGCGCGTAGCCCAGGTCGACGAGGCAGTCGATTGTCGCCTCCATGAGCCGCGCACGGGTCTCCGCGCTGCGCTCTTCCTGGGTGCGCCGGGGGCGCTCTACCGCTTGTGACACCATCGTCATCGAGCAGCATTCTGGGGGGTAGGCAACAAACAGTCAAGCCTGATTGTAAATATGTAGCTTATACGTAACCAATTGAAATTACTGCGATTTTATTTGGCCTGCTGAGCCTGAAGGACCTGCCTGGCGATTTTTCTCAGCTTCGGCAGCCTGGGATTGCCCGGCTGGTTGCGTTCGATCCAGGCGATCTGTTCCATCGCCGGGCCGATCTCGCCGAGTTCGAGCTGCGCGCCGGCGAGGTCGGCGCGGTAGGAGGGAAACTCGGGCTCGAGCGCGACGGCGCGCGCGAGGTTCTCCCGCGCCTCTTCCGTTCTGCCGAGATACCCCATCATCACGCCCACGTTGGCAAAGGCGCCCGCGTTGAGCGGATCGAGCCGGGTCGCGCGAATCGTCTCGGCGAGAGCACGCTCGCGATCTCCGTCACCCCAGGTAAACACGGCCAGATTGCCGATGGCGCGTGCGCACTCGGGTGACCCCTCCAGCACGGCGCTCCAAAACTTTTGGGGCCCGTCGTAGACGCGGTTGCGCACGAACGCGCGCGCGCCATAGAGAACAATCAGCACCGCGGCCGCCGAGCCTGCGATGCTCGCGGCATCCTCGCGATCCCTGCGCGAGAACCATTCGCCCGCGCGAGCGGCGAGAATCCCCCAGCCGATCATCGGGATATAGAGATAGCGCTCGGCCGTCAGCTCGCGATGCCGGACGATCTGACACGTCGGAAAGAGCCCCAGCGCAATCACGCACATGGCAAAGCCGATCCACGGGCGCGTGAAAAGAAAGCGCACCATCACGATGAGATAGGCCGCGCCGATGGCCAGCGCCGCCCAGCCGAGCGGATCGTCGAAGCCGCTTGAATAGAGCCAGTGGCGCGGCGAGTAATCGGCCTGCAGGTGCAACGGAAAAACGAGCCGCCAGAGCAGCAGAATCTGCGCCT encodes:
- a CDS encoding TetR/AcrR family transcriptional regulator, which produces MVSQAVERPRRTQEERSAETRARLMEATIDCLVDLGYARTTTTVVSDRAGVSRGAQLHHFPTKADLVTSAIEYLANRRGEDLLHEAQERLSYGDRISAAIDLLVGSFSGPLFYAVLELWVAARTDSELRAKLLPLERRIGKSMRQLGQQLFGEEFIKRPGFDGALQLTVHLLRGIALGRLLKEDETREAELLESWKWMVTQLLAANK
- a CDS encoding glycosyltransferase family 39 protein, encoding MGSNKQKTDGATTGVKKWAPWALLALTLLVFSNGLTGDFVFDDFVSFEDAWLQHSITEWGWGKNEPLGQASMRPLVTGSFYLDFALFGQNPTGYHCFNLLLHLINVLLAWRLFRRLGVPDAWSLFAAAIFAVHPVQTESVVYVAGRRDLLQGLFYLGIFHLYLNWREAPSWPRGLVCGLLVFLGMNAKASLFPLPVVLLLYEASIAGRGWWDEGRNAPLARAMDALKSRTKLFAGLFALATPFLIYRAFFVTHVGTSIQSKWIGGSLDTHLMSAAKAQILLLWRLVFPLHLQADYSPRHWLYSSGFDDPLGWAALAIGAAYLIVMVRFLFTRPWIGFAMCVIALGLFPTCQIVRHRELTAERYLYIPMIGWGILAARAGEWFSRRDREDAASIAGSAAAVLIVLYGARAFVRNRVYDGPQKFWSAVLEGSPECARAIGNLAVFTWGDGDRERALAETIRATRLDPLNAGAFANVGVMMGYLGRTEEARENLARAVALEPEFPSYRADLAGAQLELGEIGPAMEQIAWIERNQPGNPRLPKLRKIARQVLQAQQAK